A region of Myxococcus stipitatus DSM 14675 DNA encodes the following proteins:
- a CDS encoding PhoH family protein: MRKNFILDTNVLLHDPRSIYGFEDNNVIIPIYVIEEIDQFKRDLSELGRNARLVARYLDGFRAEGSLKEGVPLPRGGMLRVCFTERDLPLSMADSNLMDNRILAVAIDLMEQEPDTQAVFITKDTNLRIRADALGLVAEDYDTERVEITELYTGFTERLVPKALVDQMYKPGAEVELPDVDTLFPNQLVLLKDETNPSHTAMGRLHGLKNRVVPLLRQSKEGTWGIRPRNMEQAFCLDLLLNDDIKLVTIVGKAGTGKTLLAIAAGLQKVTEENLYQKLLVSRPIFPLGRDIGYLPGSVEEKLNPWMQPIFDNVEFLMNLSRADKKAGRGYHELLDLGLMEIEPLTYIRGRSIPNQFIIVDEAQNLTPHEVKTIITRVGDNTKIILTGDPFQIDNPYVDSTNNGLVHVVNRFKSEKIAAHISMAKGERSALAELAANLL, encoded by the coding sequence ATGCGAAAGAACTTCATCCTCGACACCAACGTCCTCCTCCACGATCCGCGCAGCATCTACGGCTTCGAGGACAACAACGTCATCATCCCCATCTACGTCATCGAGGAGATCGACCAGTTCAAACGCGACCTCTCGGAGCTGGGCCGCAACGCCCGGCTGGTCGCGCGCTACCTGGACGGCTTCCGCGCGGAGGGCTCGCTCAAGGAGGGCGTGCCGCTGCCTCGGGGCGGAATGTTGCGCGTGTGCTTCACCGAGCGCGACCTGCCCTTGTCGATGGCGGACAGCAACCTGATGGACAACCGCATCCTCGCGGTGGCCATCGACCTGATGGAGCAGGAGCCGGACACGCAGGCGGTCTTCATCACGAAGGACACCAACCTGCGCATCCGCGCCGACGCGCTGGGCCTCGTCGCCGAGGACTACGACACGGAGCGGGTGGAGATCACCGAGCTGTACACCGGCTTCACCGAGCGGCTCGTCCCCAAGGCGCTGGTGGACCAGATGTACAAGCCCGGCGCGGAGGTGGAGCTGCCGGACGTGGACACGCTCTTCCCCAACCAGCTCGTGCTGCTCAAGGACGAGACGAACCCCTCACACACCGCGATGGGGCGCCTGCACGGCCTCAAGAACCGCGTGGTGCCCCTGCTGCGGCAGAGCAAGGAAGGCACCTGGGGCATCCGTCCGCGCAACATGGAGCAGGCCTTCTGTCTGGACCTGCTGCTCAATGACGACATCAAGCTGGTGACCATCGTCGGCAAGGCGGGTACGGGCAAGACGCTGCTGGCCATCGCCGCGGGCCTCCAGAAGGTGACCGAGGAGAACCTCTACCAAAAGCTCCTGGTGAGCAGACCCATCTTCCCCCTGGGGCGGGACATCGGGTATCTGCCCGGGAGCGTCGAGGAGAAGCTCAACCCCTGGATGCAGCCCATCTTCGACAACGTGGAGTTCTTGATGAACCTCAGCCGCGCGGACAAGAAGGCCGGACGCGGCTACCACGAGCTGTTGGACCTGGGGCTGATGGAAATCGAGCCGCTCACGTACATCCGCGGCCGGAGCATCCCCAACCAGTTCATCATCGTGGACGAAGCGCAGAACCTCACCCCCCACGAGGTGAAGACCATCATCACCCGCGTGGGCGACAACACGAAGATCATCCTCACGGGGGACCCGTTCCAGATCGACAACCCCTACGTGGATTCGACCAACAACGGCCTGGTGCACGTGGTCAATCGCTTCAAGAGCGAGAAGATCGCCGCGCACATCTCCATGGCCAAGGGCGAGCGCAGCGCCCTGGCCGAGCTCGCCGCCAACCTGCTCTAG
- the greB gene encoding transcription elongation factor GreB has translation MAQDLSPDELDDLEAEEGDEKAPFRRYLTRLGAERMHRELIRLLNEARPKVTAEVSAAAAQGDRSENAEYIYGKKRLREIDRRIRFLQRRLDTATIVTPSEQSDRARVYFGATVTLEDEDGARTTYQIVGSDEIDAAGGRISVESPIGRALLRKGIGDTVEVRRPRGEIELTVVDIRYD, from the coding sequence ATGGCCCAGGACCTGTCCCCGGACGAGCTCGACGACCTGGAGGCAGAGGAGGGTGATGAGAAGGCCCCCTTCCGCCGCTACCTCACCCGGCTGGGCGCCGAGCGGATGCACCGCGAGCTCATCCGCCTGCTCAACGAGGCGCGCCCCAAGGTCACCGCCGAGGTCTCCGCCGCCGCCGCCCAGGGCGACCGCTCCGAGAACGCCGAGTACATCTACGGCAAGAAGCGCCTGCGCGAAATCGACCGCCGCATCCGCTTCCTCCAACGACGCCTCGATACCGCCACCATCGTCACACCTTCTGAACAGAGTGACCGTGCACGCGTCTACTTCGGCGCCACCGTCACCCTCGAGGACGAGGACGGCGCCCGGACCACGTACCAGATTGTCGGGTCCGATGAGATTGACGCCGCCGGAGGTCGCATCAGCGTGGAGTCCCCCATCGGCCGCGCCCTCCTGCGCAAGGGCATCGGTGACACCGTCGAGGTGCGCCGCCCTCGGGGCGAAATCGAACTGACCGTCGTCGACATCCGCTACGACTAG
- a CDS encoding SAM-dependent methyltransferase, producing the protein MSPAESFPLYHPADARRAFSSDDATRRFAKVAQLEPGSRVLVLGCGGDASAALVLAREMGCTVIAADTDEAQVATLRDKVRHQGLSDRIEARRVTWDALGFSDGWLDAILIQGRVLYSLRATLANLRPLLARRGRLGMTFPVRVGRVLPKAAGELWERRLGAPLLLPREMLQSLELGGFEPESAETLHDSELDDYYREVEASLRPTSGAQASALREELALHRESNGKASVSYSFLVGRRKEPGEKPPASRDRG; encoded by the coding sequence ATGAGCCCGGCCGAGTCCTTTCCGCTGTACCACCCCGCGGACGCCCGGCGTGCGTTCAGTTCCGACGACGCAACCCGGCGCTTCGCCAAGGTGGCCCAACTGGAGCCGGGCTCTCGCGTGCTGGTGCTCGGGTGTGGAGGTGACGCGAGCGCCGCGCTGGTGCTGGCCCGGGAGATGGGCTGCACCGTCATCGCCGCGGACACCGACGAAGCCCAGGTCGCGACCCTTCGAGACAAGGTTCGTCATCAGGGGCTGTCGGACCGCATCGAGGCCCGGCGCGTGACGTGGGATGCCCTCGGTTTCTCGGACGGCTGGCTGGACGCCATCCTCATCCAGGGCCGGGTGCTCTACTCCCTGCGTGCGACGCTGGCGAACCTGCGGCCCTTGCTGGCGCGGCGAGGCCGGCTGGGGATGACGTTCCCCGTGAGGGTGGGGCGGGTCCTTCCCAAGGCCGCGGGCGAGCTCTGGGAGCGTCGGCTGGGGGCGCCGCTGTTGCTGCCCCGCGAGATGCTCCAGTCCCTGGAGCTGGGTGGCTTCGAGCCGGAGTCGGCCGAGACGCTGCACGACTCGGAGCTCGACGACTACTACCGCGAAGTCGAGGCGAGCCTGCGGCCGACGTCGGGCGCTCAGGCCTCCGCGCTTCGCGAAGAGCTGGCGCTGCACCGCGAGAGCAACGGCAAGGCCAGCGTCAGCTATTCGTTCCTGGTGGGACGTCGCAAGGAGCCGGGAGAGAAGCCTCCGGCCTCGCGCGACAGGGGCTGA
- a CDS encoding YbeD family protein: MKKDGPGDTPSEDAEKKPLIEYPSVYTFKVMGKKDSGFAEHVRDLFRKLMGSEISPDSIHEQPSSKGNYVSLSVSVYLLSEEQRRGIYDQLHKDPRVIYYL; encoded by the coding sequence ATGAAGAAGGACGGACCCGGAGACACCCCCTCGGAAGACGCGGAGAAGAAGCCCCTCATCGAGTACCCCTCGGTCTATACCTTCAAGGTCATGGGCAAGAAGGACTCCGGGTTCGCGGAGCACGTGCGGGACTTGTTCCGGAAGCTGATGGGCTCCGAAATCTCCCCGGACTCCATCCACGAGCAGCCCAGCAGCAAGGGCAACTACGTGTCGTTGAGCGTGTCGGTCTACCTGCTGTCCGAGGAGCAACGGCGCGGCATCTACGACCAGCTCCACAAAGACCCTCGCGTCATCTACTACCTGTGA
- a CDS encoding diacylglycerol/lipid kinase family protein translates to MLVQPLRSPELRRSPSADVSAEPKVAVLLNANARKVDARVVKSLSHVVPEQDLFLSRSPLDGRRIAQTVLERGYPMVFTGGGDGTFMGFVNEVLQQVGPRGRFAGQQAPRFGILKLGTGNGIAAHVNASGTRGDGILNDVLRARTGEIPGFRPMDLLMVDGQRAPFAGLGVDGKVLNDYIWVKENLGKGLLKSVLSGSGGYFSAVACKTVPHYLTNSTWVECEVVNGQAGEAYRLGADGQPVGEPIAPGELLFRGKLMMAAAGTMPFYGYGFRMFPFACGRRGFMQLRLGQVTPTQVLANLPRLWNGRWFPEGLHDFHVRDATIRFARPMPFQVGGDAAGYRDEVSLSVAPDSIELVDFNGALN, encoded by the coding sequence TCGGCGGACGTCTCGGCGGAGCCGAAGGTCGCGGTCCTGCTCAACGCGAACGCCCGCAAGGTGGACGCCCGGGTGGTGAAGTCGCTGTCGCACGTCGTGCCGGAGCAGGACCTGTTCCTCTCCCGCTCGCCCCTTGACGGTCGCCGCATCGCCCAGACGGTGCTGGAGCGCGGCTACCCGATGGTCTTCACCGGCGGCGGCGACGGCACGTTCATGGGCTTCGTGAACGAGGTGCTCCAGCAGGTCGGCCCTCGAGGCCGCTTCGCTGGCCAGCAGGCGCCCCGCTTCGGCATCCTCAAGCTGGGCACGGGCAATGGAATCGCCGCCCACGTCAACGCCTCCGGCACCCGGGGCGACGGCATCCTCAACGACGTGCTGCGCGCCCGGACGGGGGAAATCCCGGGCTTCCGCCCCATGGACCTGCTGATGGTGGATGGTCAGCGCGCGCCCTTCGCGGGCCTGGGCGTCGATGGCAAGGTGCTCAACGACTACATCTGGGTGAAGGAGAACCTGGGCAAGGGCCTGCTCAAGAGCGTCCTCTCGGGCAGCGGGGGCTACTTCTCCGCCGTGGCCTGCAAGACGGTGCCGCACTACCTGACGAACTCCACCTGGGTCGAGTGCGAGGTCGTCAACGGGCAGGCCGGCGAGGCGTACCGGCTGGGCGCGGATGGGCAGCCCGTGGGCGAGCCCATTGCCCCGGGCGAGCTGCTCTTCCGGGGCAAGCTGATGATGGCCGCCGCGGGGACCATGCCCTTCTACGGCTATGGCTTCCGCATGTTCCCGTTCGCGTGTGGGCGGCGGGGCTTCATGCAGTTGCGGCTGGGCCAGGTGACGCCGACACAGGTGCTGGCCAACCTGCCCCGCTTGTGGAACGGCCGCTGGTTCCCGGAAGGCCTCCACGACTTCCACGTCCGCGACGCCACCATCCGCTTCGCGCGCCCCATGCCGTTCCAGGTCGGCGGCGATGCGGCCGGGTACCGCGACGAGGTCTCCCTGTCCGTGGCACCCGACTCCATCGAGCTCGTCGACTTCAACGGCGCGCTGAACTGA